The following coding sequences lie in one Candidatus Eremiobacterota bacterium genomic window:
- a CDS encoding amino acid permease codes for MPTWLLSSPKLLRRLGTRDAALIVMGGIIGSGIFMNPSVVARYVHSGTSVMLVWIAGGAIALLGAGIFAELAARRPQDGGLYAYMRDAFHPALAFMFGWCLLLVSQSGGMAAAAVTFAAYFAPLSGRQTSTAAIAAVAIALFTAINALGVRTGTTTQNTFMLLKVLAIGAFAVIGLTAVHAPAPALPPIAPGGLFAAIGLAMVPVLFAYSGWQTSSFMTAELKNPAQTLPRGMIAGVLTVVVLYVAVNAACLRALGVGGLAATNTPASAIAQLAFGQIGLRIMASVIALSTLGFLSNQILTSPRVYFQMAADGIFFPALARVNRRTHAPVLAIVLQGVIAIVIALSGRYDQILNYVTCNDYIFFGLAAIALIVFRNRDARERGEGREPFFRMPGHPVSTLIFLCAAWAIVGDTIAHAPHDTLVGVAILLSGLPVYYLFSLRRRSRQPDAAEVIGDPRE; via the coding sequence ATGCCAACATGGCTACTCTCTTCGCCTAAACTGCTGCGCCGCCTCGGTACCCGCGACGCCGCGCTTATCGTCATGGGCGGCATTATCGGTTCGGGCATCTTCATGAATCCCTCCGTCGTCGCGCGCTACGTCCATAGCGGCACGTCGGTGATGCTCGTTTGGATTGCCGGCGGAGCGATCGCGTTGTTGGGCGCCGGCATCTTTGCGGAGCTTGCGGCCCGACGCCCCCAAGACGGCGGCCTCTACGCGTACATGCGCGACGCATTTCATCCTGCACTCGCCTTCATGTTCGGGTGGTGTCTCTTGCTCGTGTCGCAGAGCGGCGGCATGGCGGCAGCGGCGGTCACCTTTGCGGCCTACTTCGCGCCCCTGAGCGGCCGGCAGACTTCAACGGCGGCGATCGCTGCGGTTGCCATTGCTTTGTTTACGGCGATCAACGCGCTGGGCGTTCGCACCGGAACGACGACCCAGAATACCTTTATGCTGCTCAAGGTTCTGGCGATCGGAGCATTCGCGGTCATCGGACTAACCGCGGTGCACGCGCCGGCCCCTGCATTACCCCCGATTGCGCCGGGCGGCCTATTTGCCGCCATCGGTCTTGCGATGGTTCCCGTGCTCTTTGCCTACAGCGGCTGGCAAACGTCGAGCTTCATGACCGCGGAGCTCAAGAACCCCGCGCAAACCTTGCCGCGCGGCATGATCGCCGGCGTACTAACCGTCGTCGTTCTCTATGTAGCGGTCAACGCGGCCTGCCTGCGCGCACTCGGCGTTGGCGGCCTGGCAGCGACGAACACGCCTGCCTCGGCGATTGCGCAGTTGGCTTTCGGACAAATCGGTCTTCGCATCATGGCGTCGGTCATAGCGCTGTCGACGCTCGGATTCTTGAGCAATCAAATTCTTACTTCGCCACGCGTCTATTTCCAGATGGCTGCCGACGGCATATTCTTTCCGGCGTTGGCTCGCGTCAACCGCCGCACCCACGCGCCGGTGCTGGCAATCGTGTTGCAAGGCGTTATTGCCATCGTGATCGCCCTCTCGGGGCGCTACGACCAGATTCTGAACTACGTCACTTGCAACGATTACATTTTCTTTGGCTTAGCGGCGATTGCTCTGATCGTTTTTCGTAATCGCGACGCGCGCGAGCGGGGCGAGGGCAGAGAGCCGTTCTTCCGCATGCCCGGCCATCCGGTCAGCACGCTGATCTTTCTCTGCGCGGCCTGGGCGATCGTGGGCGATACGATCGCTCATGCGCCCCACGACACGCTCGTGGGGGTCGCGATCTTGCTCTCGGGCCTGCCCGTCTACTATCTGTTCAGTCTGCGGCGAAGGTCACGGCAACCGGACGCGGCCGAGGTCATCGGCGATCCGCGGGAGTAA
- a CDS encoding Hsp20/alpha crystallin family protein, with protein sequence MRTRLATFQPNADVFIDEERRRIIVLVEIAGADPETLRVGFDERYLIAAGRRLEKARWRCGSFVQKEIVRGEFVKRIALPVAVEYEGVTASYEDGLLVVVAPIAATAYMPTSRTQLHVMVKRTTS encoded by the coding sequence GTGCGAACGCGCCTGGCGACGTTTCAACCCAACGCCGACGTCTTTATCGATGAGGAGCGCCGCCGGATCATCGTCCTCGTCGAGATTGCCGGAGCCGATCCCGAGACGCTTCGTGTGGGCTTTGACGAGCGATATTTGATTGCTGCGGGACGCCGTCTCGAGAAGGCGCGCTGGCGTTGCGGATCCTTCGTTCAGAAGGAGATCGTTCGCGGCGAGTTTGTCAAACGAATTGCATTGCCGGTGGCCGTGGAATACGAAGGCGTTACCGCAAGTTACGAGGACGGATTGCTCGTCGTCGTCGCGCCCATCGCAGCGACCGCCTACATGCCGACCTCGCGCACGCAACTCCACGTCATGGTAAAGAGGACCACTTCCTAA
- the lon gene encoding endopeptidase La, with protein MPQKNANTIVSTNLIGILPLQEAVLFPHTVIPLAVVKKPGIALVEEALREGKPIGLVVLRDREVEEPGPDDVQRVGTIGVIQKMLKVPDGTLRCIVAGQQVFKIEQFTQIAPYMVAAYTELPDSTVENEELVAMQRNLAGLFQKLLSYLPQAPREMEMEVANITDPVVLTYFVASTMRLETADRQALLEERDTAKRMRKLTMLLTKELEVVELGHKIQSDIQREMEKNQREFYLRQQLRAIQEELGEVDPQQAETNELRAKIDAAAMPEEVKKAADRELERLSRVPQASPEYGVIRTYLDWLVTLPWNVETADHIDIQAARAILDEDHYDLEKIKDRIIEYLAVGKLKKKLTGPILCFVGPPGVGKTSLGQSIARAMGRKFVRLSVGGVHDEAEIRGHRRTYIGAMPGSIVRAIRDAGTRNPVMMIDEIDKVGADFRGDPQSALLEVLDPEQNIHFRDHYLDLPFDLSQVLFICTANTLDTISPPLRDRMEIITLAGYTELEKLQIAKRYLIKKQRESNGLRESQAQINDAALRAIINDYTREAGVRNLEREIGTVFRKTARKIAEHSRYKARVKPENLVEYLSKPRFYNEVRKRVASIGVATGMAYTPVGGDILFIETQSMPGTGKLVLTGQLGDVMKESAQAAVSFLRSRSGELGLPEDYFSKHDIHIHVPTGATPKDGPSAGIALATSIASMLTGIKVDPNLAMTGEITLTGQVLPIGGLKEKVLGAKRAGIIKILLPRRNEMDLDDVPKEVRETMTFVPVDELSEVFHHALGKRIISPVPLGEAKISNVVPIRGNGVVKRRSMRKSRIKR; from the coding sequence ATGCCCCAAAAAAACGCCAATACCATCGTTTCCACCAACCTGATCGGCATACTGCCGCTTCAGGAGGCCGTGCTCTTTCCCCACACCGTCATTCCGCTCGCCGTCGTCAAGAAGCCCGGAATCGCGCTCGTCGAGGAGGCTCTGCGCGAAGGCAAACCGATCGGTTTGGTCGTCTTGCGCGACCGCGAGGTCGAGGAGCCGGGTCCTGACGACGTGCAGCGCGTCGGAACGATTGGCGTGATTCAGAAGATGCTCAAAGTGCCCGACGGGACGCTACGCTGCATCGTCGCCGGTCAGCAGGTCTTCAAGATCGAACAGTTCACGCAAATTGCGCCGTACATGGTTGCGGCATATACGGAACTTCCGGATTCGACGGTCGAGAACGAAGAGCTCGTAGCGATGCAGCGCAATCTCGCCGGCCTTTTCCAAAAGCTGCTTTCCTATCTTCCACAAGCGCCTCGCGAGATGGAGATGGAGGTCGCCAACATCACCGATCCGGTGGTACTGACGTATTTCGTCGCCTCGACCATGCGTCTCGAAACGGCCGATCGCCAGGCGTTGCTCGAAGAGCGCGACACTGCCAAACGCATGCGTAAGCTCACAATGCTGCTCACCAAAGAGCTCGAAGTGGTCGAGCTGGGACACAAGATTCAGAGCGACATTCAACGCGAAATGGAAAAGAACCAGCGCGAGTTCTACTTGCGCCAGCAGCTTCGAGCAATTCAAGAGGAGCTCGGTGAAGTCGATCCCCAGCAGGCCGAAACCAACGAGCTGCGCGCGAAGATCGATGCGGCCGCGATGCCCGAGGAGGTAAAGAAGGCGGCCGATCGCGAGCTCGAGCGGCTCTCGCGCGTGCCTCAGGCGAGCCCCGAGTACGGCGTTATCCGCACGTACCTCGATTGGCTCGTGACGCTTCCTTGGAACGTCGAGACGGCCGATCACATCGACATCCAGGCGGCGCGCGCGATCCTCGACGAGGATCACTACGATCTGGAAAAGATCAAAGATCGGATCATCGAGTATCTCGCCGTCGGTAAGCTCAAAAAGAAATTAACCGGCCCGATCCTCTGTTTCGTCGGACCGCCGGGCGTCGGCAAGACCTCCCTGGGTCAATCGATCGCACGCGCGATGGGACGCAAGTTCGTGCGCCTCTCGGTCGGCGGCGTGCACGACGAAGCCGAGATTCGCGGCCACCGCCGTACGTACATCGGTGCGATGCCGGGGAGCATCGTTCGGGCGATCCGCGATGCGGGGACGCGCAACCCAGTGATGATGATCGACGAGATCGACAAGGTCGGCGCTGATTTCCGCGGCGATCCCCAATCCGCACTCCTCGAGGTCCTCGACCCCGAGCAGAACATCCATTTCCGCGACCACTATCTCGATTTGCCGTTCGATCTCTCGCAAGTGCTCTTCATTTGCACGGCCAACACGCTCGATACGATTTCGCCGCCGCTGCGCGACCGCATGGAAATCATCACGCTCGCCGGGTATACCGAACTCGAGAAGCTGCAGATCGCAAAACGCTATCTAATCAAGAAACAGCGCGAAAGCAACGGGCTGCGCGAATCGCAGGCGCAGATCAACGATGCCGCGCTTCGCGCAATCATCAACGACTACACGCGCGAGGCCGGGGTTCGAAATCTAGAGCGCGAAATTGGAACGGTCTTTCGCAAGACCGCGCGCAAGATCGCCGAGCACTCACGCTATAAAGCCCGCGTCAAGCCCGAAAACCTTGTCGAGTATCTGAGCAAGCCTCGCTTTTACAACGAAGTGCGCAAGCGCGTCGCTTCGATCGGAGTTGCCACCGGCATGGCCTACACGCCGGTCGGCGGAGACATTCTCTTCATCGAAACGCAATCGATGCCGGGGACCGGCAAGCTGGTCTTGACCGGTCAGCTCGGGGACGTGATGAAAGAGAGCGCGCAGGCAGCCGTGTCGTTTTTGCGCTCGCGCTCGGGCGAGCTGGGGCTACCCGAGGATTACTTCTCCAAGCACGACATCCACATCCACGTACCGACCGGCGCAACGCCGAAGGACGGTCCGTCGGCGGGCATCGCACTGGCAACTTCGATCGCCTCCATGCTGACCGGTATCAAGGTCGATCCGAACCTTGCGATGACCGGCGAGATTACTCTGACGGGACAAGTCTTGCCGATCGGCGGTTTGAAGGAGAAAGTGCTGGGCGCCAAGCGTGCCGGCATCATCAAGATCTTACTACCGCGCCGCAACGAGATGGACTTAGACGACGTGCCCAAAGAGGTGCGCGAGACGATGACCTTCGTTCCCGTCGACGAGCTTTCCGAGGTGTTCCATCACGCATTAGGCAAGCGAATTATCTCGCCGGTACCCCTGGGCGAAGCGAAGATAAGCAACGTCGTTCCAATACGCGGCAACGGGGTAGTGAAGCGCCGCTCGATGCGCAAATCCCGAATCAAACGATAG
- the selD gene encoding selenide, water dikinase SelD codes for MKTLGIRLTELSSCAGCAAKLGAAELRSVMERVSAATDDRVLVGYGGSDDAGVYRLRDDLALVSTVDFFTPIVDDPYDFGRIAATNALSDVYAMGGSPLIALNIVAFPEDLDLDILASILEGGASVARSARVAIIGGHTIKDAEPKYGMAITGVVDPQRIVTNACARPGDVLVLTKPLGTGILTTALKRGAIAAHYLTEAVRAMTTLNEGAAKAMLAAGARAATDITGFGLLGHAGSMSQASGVRFVIDAAAVPFFDGVLALAESGIVPGGTRHNAETHAAFTTFAPAVPAAARVALSDAQTSGGLLISVAPSSLERLSSELGTCGALCAVIGEVREGFGLEVR; via the coding sequence ATGAAGACCCTCGGCATCCGCCTCACCGAACTCTCGAGTTGCGCCGGTTGCGCTGCGAAACTCGGCGCGGCCGAGCTTCGCAGCGTGATGGAACGCGTGTCGGCGGCCACCGACGACCGCGTGCTCGTTGGTTACGGAGGCAGCGACGACGCGGGAGTCTATCGGCTGCGCGACGATCTCGCGCTCGTCTCGACCGTGGACTTTTTCACGCCCATCGTCGACGACCCATACGACTTCGGGCGCATCGCGGCAACCAACGCGCTCTCCGACGTCTACGCAATGGGCGGCTCGCCTTTGATCGCGCTCAACATCGTCGCATTTCCCGAAGATCTCGACCTCGATATTTTGGCGTCAATCTTGGAGGGGGGCGCGAGCGTTGCGCGCAGCGCTCGCGTTGCAATCATCGGCGGGCACACCATTAAGGATGCCGAGCCGAAGTATGGGATGGCGATAACGGGCGTCGTCGATCCTCAACGCATCGTAACGAACGCTTGCGCCCGCCCGGGCGACGTTCTCGTGCTCACCAAACCGCTGGGCACCGGGATACTGACGACCGCGCTCAAACGCGGCGCGATCGCGGCTCACTATCTCACCGAAGCGGTACGCGCAATGACGACGCTCAACGAAGGCGCAGCAAAGGCAATGCTTGCGGCCGGAGCTCGCGCAGCAACCGATATCACCGGCTTCGGTCTGCTGGGTCATGCCGGCAGCATGTCACAGGCGTCGGGCGTGCGCTTTGTCATCGACGCCGCCGCGGTGCCGTTCTTTGACGGAGTGCTCGCGCTCGCCGAGAGTGGAATCGTGCCGGGGGGAACGCGTCACAACGCCGAGACTCACGCTGCATTCACAACGTTTGCGCCGGCCGTGCCCGCCGCGGCACGCGTCGCCCTCTCGGACGCTCAGACGTCCGGCGGTTTGCTGATCAGTGTGGCGCCTAGCTCACTCGAACGGCTGAGCTCGGAGCTAGGTACGTGCGGCGCGCTCTGCGCGGTTATCGGCGAGGTCCGTGAGGGTTTTGGCCTCGAAGTGCGTTGA
- a CDS encoding alanine--glyoxylate aminotransferase family protein encodes MPRQLLFLPGPVMVAQPVLEAAALPLINHRGEEFARMLERLEHALAPAFGTTQSVVLLGSSGTGGLEAVITNLLSPGERVLSCAVGAFGIRFAELARAYGCIVESLQTPLGSAVDPAALQSRLQDDRAREIAAVLLTHNETSTGVACDMAALAPMLRAHGAISLVDSVSGLGASEFRMDEWGYDAVVTASQKGFAAPPGVAMVALSARAWERTRDASAPRYYFDLQRAREFARGGETPWTPPISILYALDVALQRYNAQGAATAYARHERYAMRVRETLELMGFTLVSRPGAHSPTVVAAYPPPGHDPKNLLRRLREKHGVVLAGGQGELTGKIVRFGTMGDVNENDITRALDAIALELLISGAAESTASRTVARTKES; translated from the coding sequence ATGCCGAGGCAACTGCTATTCCTGCCGGGGCCGGTGATGGTCGCGCAGCCCGTGCTCGAAGCGGCGGCGCTTCCCCTGATCAACCACCGCGGCGAAGAATTCGCGCGGATGCTCGAGCGCCTCGAGCATGCGTTGGCGCCGGCGTTTGGAACGACCCAGAGCGTCGTTCTGCTCGGCAGTTCCGGCACCGGCGGATTGGAAGCGGTGATTACCAATCTCCTTTCACCGGGCGAGCGAGTGCTCTCGTGTGCGGTCGGCGCTTTCGGCATACGCTTCGCGGAGCTTGCGCGAGCGTATGGCTGTATTGTCGAGTCGCTGCAAACTCCGCTCGGCTCGGCCGTTGATCCCGCGGCGCTGCAATCGCGATTGCAAGACGATCGCGCGCGAGAGATCGCGGCCGTGCTCTTGACCCACAATGAAACTTCCACCGGTGTCGCCTGCGATATGGCAGCGCTGGCTCCGATGCTGCGCGCCCACGGTGCGATCTCGCTCGTCGATTCGGTGAGCGGTCTGGGCGCGTCGGAGTTTCGCATGGACGAGTGGGGTTACGATGCCGTGGTTACCGCATCGCAAAAAGGTTTCGCGGCGCCGCCGGGCGTGGCTATGGTTGCCTTAAGCGCGCGTGCGTGGGAGCGCACGCGCGACGCTAGCGCGCCGCGATACTATTTCGACTTGCAGCGCGCGCGTGAGTTCGCCCGCGGCGGCGAGACGCCGTGGACGCCTCCCATATCCATTCTCTACGCGCTCGACGTCGCATTGCAACGTTATAACGCGCAAGGCGCGGCGACGGCCTATGCGCGTCACGAGCGATATGCGATGCGCGTTCGAGAGACGTTGGAGCTCATGGGCTTTACGCTCGTTTCACGACCGGGTGCGCATTCGCCGACGGTGGTTGCGGCCTATCCGCCTCCGGGGCACGACCCAAAGAATCTGTTACGACGCTTGCGAGAGAAACACGGAGTCGTACTCGCCGGCGGACAAGGCGAGCTAACGGGAAAGATCGTTCGCTTCGGCACGATGGGCGACGTCAACGAGAATGACATCACCCGCGCACTCGATGCGATCGCCTTAGAACTTCTTATAAGTGGTGCCGCCGAAAGTACGGCATCACGAACGGTCGCGCGAACCAAGGAATCGTAG
- a CDS encoding CvpA family protein: MIAGVAWPDIIIVIVLLIATLKGYSRGFVSELGGAVAVTAALITPWFYNGAFDPQIQHLFNLGPGSAHVVGMFATGLATYIVILLLARLLGTIAKLPLLGLGNALGGAAVGFLKGAILLWLVLFIALFFPLSTDIRQALHESKLAPNFMAYDAPIDDALLSTIPWFARPFVMPYFRRHHL, translated from the coding sequence GTGATTGCCGGCGTCGCTTGGCCCGACATCATCATCGTCATCGTGCTGCTCATCGCAACCTTGAAGGGTTACTCGCGCGGCTTCGTTTCGGAGCTGGGCGGCGCCGTCGCCGTAACCGCAGCGCTGATAACGCCCTGGTTCTACAACGGCGCGTTCGACCCACAAATTCAGCACCTGTTCAATCTCGGGCCCGGCTCGGCGCACGTCGTGGGAATGTTTGCGACCGGATTGGCGACCTACATCGTCATCTTGCTGCTCGCCCGGCTCCTGGGAACGATCGCGAAACTTCCGTTGCTCGGCCTGGGAAATGCGCTGGGCGGCGCGGCCGTCGGTTTTTTGAAAGGCGCGATCCTCTTATGGCTCGTGCTGTTCATCGCGCTTTTTTTCCCACTCTCGACCGACATCCGCCAGGCCTTGCACGAATCGAAACTCGCACCGAACTTCATGGCGTACGACGCGCCGATCGACGACGCCCTTCTTTCTACGATTCCTTGGTTCGCGCGACCGTTCGTGATGCCGTACTTTCGGCGGCACCACTTATAA